In Antechinus flavipes isolate AdamAnt ecotype Samford, QLD, Australia chromosome 3, AdamAnt_v2, whole genome shotgun sequence, a genomic segment contains:
- the LOC127557807 gene encoding 40S ribosomal protein S6-like — protein MKLNISFPATGCQKLIEVDDERKLRTFYEKRMATEVSADALGEEWKGYVVRISGGNDKQGFPMKQGVLAHGHVRLLLSKGHSCYRPRRTGERKRKSVRGCIVDANLSVLNLVIVKKGEKDIPGLTDTTVPRHLGPKRASRIRKLFNLSKEDDVRQYVVRKPLNKEGKKPRTKAPKIQRLVTPRVLQHKRRRIALKNQRTQKNKEEAAEYANLLAKRMKEAKEKRQEQIAKRRRLSSLRASTSKSESI, from the coding sequence ATGAAGCTCAACATCTCTTTCCCAGCCACTGGCTGTCAGAAACTCATTGAAGTCGATGATGAAAGAAAGCTACGGACCTTTTATGAGAAACGGATGGCCACTGAAGTTTCTGCTGATGCTCTGGGTGAAGAATGGAAGGGTTATGTGGTCCGCATCAGTGGTGGGAATGACAAACAAGGATTCCCCATGAAGCAGGGTGTTTTGGCTCATGGACATGTCCGCCTGCTGCTCAGTAAGGGCCATTCTTGTTATCGCCCTagaagaactggagaaagaaaacgTAAATCTGTTAGGGGCTGTATTGTGGATGCAAATCTGAGTGTCCTCAATTTGGTTATCGTGAAGAAAGGTGAGAAAGATATACCAGGACTGACAGATACAACCGTGCCTCGGCACCTGGGGCCCAAAAGAGCTAGCAGAATCCGCAAACTTTTCAATTTGTCCAAAGAAGATGATGTCCGACAGTATGTTGTGAGAAAGCCTCTCAACAAGGAAGGTAAGAAACCTAGGACTAAGGCTCCTAAAATTCAGCGTCTGGTGACTCCCCGTGTTTTGCAGCACAAACGTAGACGCATTGCTTTGAAGAATCAACGTACCCAGAAGAATAAGGAAGAAGCAGCTGAATATGCCAACCTTTTGGCCAAGAGAATGAAGGAAGCTAAAGAAAAACGACAGGAACAGATCGCTAAGAGACGTCGACTGtcttctctgagagcctccacctCAAAGTCTgagtccatttaa